The following proteins are co-located in the Trichormus variabilis 0441 genome:
- the purB gene encoding adenylosuccinate lyase — protein sequence MIERYTLPEMGNLWTDFYKLKTWLQVEIAVCEAQAELGYIPSAAVEEIKAKANFDPQRVLEIEAEVRHDVIAFLTNVNEYVGDAGRYIHLGLTSSDVLDTALALQLVASLDVLAQRLEGLIGVIRQKAREHRYTVMAGRSHGIHAEPITFGFKLAGWLAEVLRHQQRLTILRETIAVGKISGAVGTYANIEPRVEAIACQKLGLKPDTASTQVISRDIHADFVQQLALIAASIERFAVEIRNLQKTDVLEVEEFFSKGQKGSSAMPHKRNPIRSERLTGMARLVRSHAGAVLEDVALWHERDISHSSVERVVLPDACILTHFMLIEITNLVENLLVYPENMARNLNCYGGVVFSQKVLLALVDKGLSREEAYAIVQQNAHTAWNKPEGNFHDLIINDSRVTQHLSPAEIAVCFDPQQHLKHLDEVYRRLDI from the coding sequence TTGATAGAGCGTTATACTCTGCCCGAAATGGGCAACCTGTGGACTGACTTTTATAAACTAAAAACCTGGCTTCAGGTGGAAATTGCAGTCTGTGAAGCCCAAGCGGAATTGGGTTATATTCCATCTGCTGCTGTTGAGGAAATCAAAGCTAAGGCAAATTTTGATCCGCAACGGGTACTGGAAATAGAGGCGGAAGTCCGTCACGATGTCATCGCCTTTTTGACTAATGTCAATGAGTATGTGGGTGATGCTGGACGTTACATTCACTTGGGCTTAACTAGCTCTGATGTATTAGATACAGCTTTAGCTTTACAACTGGTTGCTAGTTTGGATGTGTTGGCGCAACGCCTGGAAGGCTTGATTGGGGTGATTCGCCAAAAGGCACGGGAACACCGTTACACGGTAATGGCTGGCCGATCGCATGGTATTCACGCTGAACCAATTACTTTTGGGTTTAAATTGGCTGGTTGGTTGGCGGAAGTGTTACGCCACCAACAACGGCTGACAATTTTGCGGGAAACGATCGCCGTGGGTAAGATTTCTGGCGCGGTGGGAACCTACGCTAATATTGAACCACGGGTGGAGGCGATCGCTTGTCAAAAACTCGGACTCAAACCCGATACAGCTTCTACACAAGTCATTTCCCGCGATATTCATGCTGATTTTGTGCAGCAGTTAGCCTTGATTGCTGCCTCTATTGAACGCTTTGCTGTAGAAATTCGCAATCTACAAAAAACAGACGTTCTGGAAGTAGAGGAATTTTTCTCGAAGGGACAAAAAGGCTCTAGTGCGATGCCACATAAACGCAACCCCATCCGTTCGGAACGGCTGACGGGGATGGCGCGGCTAGTGAGGAGTCATGCCGGCGCAGTGTTAGAGGATGTTGCCCTGTGGCACGAACGGGACATTTCCCATAGTTCAGTGGAACGAGTAGTTCTGCCAGATGCCTGCATTTTGACCCACTTTATGCTGATAGAAATCACCAATTTGGTGGAAAATCTGTTAGTCTACCCAGAAAATATGGCGCGGAATCTCAACTGCTATGGTGGCGTTGTGTTCAGCCAAAAAGTTTTGCTGGCATTGGTAGATAAAGGACTCAGCCGAGAAGAAGCTTATGCGATCGTTCAGCAAAATGCTCATACTGCCTGGAATAAGCCGGAAGGCAATTTCCATGACTTGATCATTAACGACTCCCGTGTCACTCAACATTTGTCTCCAGCAGAAATTGCTGTGTGTTTTGACCCACAGCAACATCTCAAGCATTTGGATGAGGTTTATCGCCGGTTGGATATTTAG
- a CDS encoding segregation/condensation protein A, which translates to MDASELLETITLLIEQAEQGEIDPWDVKVIEVIDRYLELMTPKTTARGYESDLSQSGQAFLSASMLVLFKANTLMQLSTAEDLEDIEDSLLAENGDSLFHQTHRLPLERVLRRRPAAMPPPKRRVTLQELIAQLQIMANQLKLVQKVSKPERPKRQPTVKAMREALELAHQENLTEVAGELEQVLHFSAQELLLEQNYLNLEQLVQLWTQTKQSHQLSAHESVNSDLVSVFWALLLLSAQSKVELVQEEFYQEVRIRLLSDSVNTYQSLEQPIN; encoded by the coding sequence ATGGATGCTTCCGAGCTATTAGAAACGATCACTCTCTTAATTGAGCAAGCAGAACAAGGAGAAATAGATCCTTGGGATGTCAAAGTTATTGAGGTGATTGACCGTTATTTAGAACTAATGACACCAAAGACCACTGCCAGAGGTTATGAATCTGACTTGTCTCAATCTGGACAGGCTTTTTTATCAGCCTCTATGCTGGTATTATTCAAGGCCAATACCTTGATGCAATTATCAACAGCAGAAGATTTAGAAGATATTGAGGATAGTCTATTAGCAGAGAATGGAGATAGCTTATTCCATCAAACCCATCGTTTACCCTTAGAGCGAGTTTTACGACGGCGACCCGCCGCCATGCCCCCACCAAAACGCCGTGTCACTTTGCAAGAGTTGATCGCCCAATTGCAAATCATGGCGAACCAACTCAAACTAGTACAAAAAGTTAGTAAACCGGAACGTCCCAAACGTCAACCTACTGTCAAAGCTATGCGGGAAGCGCTAGAGTTAGCGCACCAAGAAAATTTGACGGAGGTAGCTGGTGAATTGGAACAAGTATTGCATTTTTCGGCCCAAGAACTGTTGTTAGAACAAAATTATTTAAATTTAGAACAACTCGTACAATTGTGGACTCAGACAAAGCAATCACACCAATTATCAGCCCATGAATCGGTAAACAGTGACCTAGTTAGCGTGTTCTGGGCTTTATTGCTATTATCGGCACAATCTAAGGTAGAGCTAGTTCAGGAGGAATTTTATCAAGAGGTGAGAATCCGCTTGCTTTCAGATTCAGTAAACACCTACCAATCATTGGAGCAACCAATAAACTGA
- a CDS encoding class I SAM-dependent methyltransferase, with amino-acid sequence MATRPKTIWESFLSPVVRFLIDEDKWRRYAQSIDWEKESDRFRRTDVIIPSYYTSHNFHGIEGGYLNSSAAVTYDPITEYVLPPNETLVRQALIDAVKVQPRRILDLGCGTGSTTLMLKQAFSQADVIGLDLSPYMLVRAEDKARIGGLDISWRHGNAEKTSFPDASFDLVTAALLFHETPVEVSQAILQECFRLLVAGGQVIILDGNQKSLRQLNWLNDIFEEPYIREYAADSVDARMGAAGFAKVRTEDLWLIHQVTSGIKPILATDTNQAKERQYMAAIDNNNLEGLESPAFGIVA; translated from the coding sequence ATGGCAACACGTCCAAAAACAATTTGGGAAAGCTTCTTATCGCCTGTAGTCCGGTTTTTGATTGATGAAGACAAGTGGCGGCGTTATGCTCAAAGTATCGATTGGGAAAAAGAAAGCGATCGCTTCCGCAGAACAGATGTGATAATCCCCTCGTACTACACTAGCCATAATTTTCACGGCATTGAGGGGGGATATCTCAATTCTAGTGCAGCCGTCACCTACGACCCAATTACGGAATACGTCCTACCACCAAATGAAACGCTGGTACGTCAAGCCTTAATTGATGCGGTAAAAGTCCAACCACGACGCATACTTGATTTAGGTTGTGGTACGGGTTCCACCACATTAATGTTAAAGCAGGCTTTTTCCCAAGCAGATGTGATCGGTTTGGATTTATCACCTTATATGTTGGTGAGGGCGGAAGATAAAGCCAGAATTGGGGGTTTAGATATTAGCTGGCGACATGGGAACGCCGAAAAAACTAGCTTTCCCGATGCTTCCTTTGATTTGGTGACGGCTGCTTTGTTATTCCATGAGACACCAGTTGAGGTATCCCAAGCAATATTACAAGAATGTTTCCGGCTGTTGGTAGCTGGTGGACAAGTTATAATTCTCGACGGAAATCAAAAAAGCCTACGTCAGTTAAATTGGCTCAATGATATTTTTGAGGAGCCTTACATCCGTGAGTATGCGGCTGATAGTGTAGATGCGCGGATGGGTGCGGCTGGGTTTGCCAAAGTGCGGACAGAAGATTTATGGCTGATACATCAAGTAACTAGCGGTATCAAACCCATCTTGGCAACAGATACTAACCAAGCAAAAGAAAGACAATATATGGCAGCAATAGATAATAATAATTTGGAGGGTCTAGAATCTCCAGCTTTTGGCATAGTGGCATGA
- a CDS encoding HAD family hydrolase has translation MSLKAILFDFNGVIINDERIHLQLIDEILIQENLQPQKVQERQASLGRSDRACFQELLANRGRVVSDDSLTQLLNSKAQAYVLEVEKLEKLPIYPGLEDLIYQARSRNLHLGIVSGAVRQEIELVLNRAKLAEYFTVIVAGDDITTSKPKPDGYLLAVERLNQEYPELNLLPQECLAIEDTPAGIAAAKRAQMQVVGVANTYPFHMLQRCCNWTVDYLSDLELERVQKIFSGGEFQAIVSEC, from the coding sequence ATGAGTTTAAAGGCAATTCTGTTTGATTTCAATGGCGTAATCATCAATGATGAGCGCATCCACCTACAATTGATCGATGAAATTCTCATTCAAGAAAATCTCCAACCCCAAAAAGTGCAAGAGCGTCAAGCTTCATTAGGAAGGAGCGATCGCGCTTGTTTTCAAGAATTGCTAGCAAATCGTGGTAGAGTCGTCAGCGATGATTCTTTAACTCAGTTACTCAACAGTAAAGCTCAAGCTTACGTGCTGGAAGTGGAGAAATTAGAAAAACTCCCCATATATCCAGGTCTAGAAGACTTGATATATCAAGCGCGTTCCCGTAATCTCCATTTAGGCATTGTTAGCGGTGCAGTTCGTCAAGAAATAGAGCTAGTACTTAACCGCGCTAAACTAGCCGAGTACTTCACAGTTATTGTTGCAGGCGACGACATCACCACCAGCAAACCCAAACCAGATGGTTATTTACTAGCAGTGGAACGCCTAAATCAAGAATATCCCGAATTAAATCTCTTACCCCAGGAATGCTTGGCTATTGAAGATACCCCAGCAGGTATCGCAGCCGCTAAACGAGCGCAAATGCAGGTGGTAGGCGTAGCGAATACATACCCCTTCCATATGTTACAACGCTGCTGTAACTGGACTGTCGATTACCTGAGTGACTTGGAACTAGAACGAGTCCAAAAAATATTTTCTGGCGGAGAATTTCAGGCGATCGTGAGTGAGTGTTAA
- a CDS encoding RtcB family protein yields MPYEKLEIKTQAPVLSWANHELGSEETKMAKNVASLPFVFKHIALMPDVHLGKGALVGSVIATKEAIIPAAVGVDIGCGMSAIKTPFTGEHLEGKLKKIRLDIEAAIPTGFNENKEVEKSVANWQRWRDFSDLHSGVQDLQTKAMRQMGSLGGGNHFLEVCLDTENQVWLMLHSGSRNIGNQLAQCHISTAKELAKLAGNRLPDPDLAYFIAGTPEFKAYWNDLQWAQDYARVNRDVMMARFKRIVEKHLAGGKLTKPLLQVNCHHNYAEKEVHFDEDVYVTRKGAVRAQTEDYGIIPGSMGAKSFIVKGKGNAHSFCSCSHGAGRLLSRSKAKNVYTLDDLIEQTKGVECRKDTGVLDEIPGAYKPIDQVMENQADLVEVVATLKQVVCVKG; encoded by the coding sequence ATGCCCTACGAAAAGTTAGAAATTAAAACACAAGCACCTGTATTATCTTGGGCAAATCATGAACTAGGTTCCGAAGAAACCAAGATGGCAAAAAACGTGGCATCGCTACCATTTGTATTTAAACACATAGCATTAATGCCCGATGTTCATTTAGGAAAAGGTGCTTTAGTTGGTTCTGTAATTGCCACTAAAGAAGCAATCATTCCTGCGGCGGTGGGGGTAGATATTGGTTGCGGTATGAGTGCAATTAAAACACCATTTACAGGTGAACATTTAGAAGGAAAACTCAAGAAAATTCGCCTAGATATTGAAGCCGCAATTCCCACAGGGTTTAATGAAAATAAAGAAGTAGAAAAATCGGTGGCTAACTGGCAACGTTGGCGCGATTTTTCAGACTTACATTCTGGTGTCCAAGACTTACAAACTAAAGCCATGAGACAAATGGGTTCTCTAGGCGGCGGGAATCACTTTTTAGAAGTTTGTTTGGATACAGAAAACCAAGTTTGGTTAATGTTGCACTCTGGTTCACGGAATATTGGCAATCAACTTGCTCAATGTCATATTAGTACCGCGAAAGAATTAGCAAAACTAGCAGGTAATAGATTACCTGATCCTGATTTGGCTTATTTCATCGCTGGTACACCAGAATTTAAAGCATACTGGAACGATTTACAATGGGCGCAAGATTATGCCCGTGTTAACCGTGATGTGATGATGGCGCGTTTTAAACGCATTGTTGAAAAACATCTTGCTGGTGGCAAATTAACTAAACCTTTGTTACAGGTAAATTGTCATCATAACTATGCTGAAAAAGAAGTACATTTTGATGAAGATGTGTACGTAACTCGTAAAGGTGCAGTCCGCGCTCAAACAGAAGATTATGGCATTATTCCTGGTTCAATGGGAGCAAAATCTTTCATTGTTAAAGGTAAAGGTAATGCCCATAGTTTTTGTTCTTGCTCTCACGGTGCTGGTCGTTTATTGTCAAGAAGTAAAGCCAAAAATGTCTATACTCTTGATGATTTGATTGAGCAAACCAAGGGCGTAGAATGCCGTAAAGATACTGGTGTTTTAGATGAAATTCCTGGTGCTTATAAACCCATTGATCAAGTGATGGAAAATCAAGCAGACTTGGTTGAAGTTGTCGCTACTCTCAAGCAAGTTGTTTGTGTGAAAGGGTGA
- a CDS encoding IS5-like element ISAva5 family transposase, protein MTLHPRDMSQIPETTAQVARNSFPKGNIYMKMRDEIGVLYKDEDFVKLYRADCGQSGISAGQLALVTVMQFIEGLTDRQAADAVRGHIDWKYALSLELNDPGFDYSVLSEFRQRLIKAGRERELLNQMLARFQELGWLKNRGRVRTDSTHVLAAVRQLNRLELVGETLRHTLNDLAYFAPDWLKSRVDVDWFERYSLRFEQYRLPKSKAEREKLRRKIGEDGHHLLSALYADSTCNWLWQIPSVETLRIVWVQQYYIQLQQVYWREQDNLPPNRLQIESPYDVDARNSSKREINWTGYNLHLTEICHPILPNLIINVETSVATSADVEMTPVIHSRLNQNNLLPQEHVVDTGYVNAQNLVDSQSHFHVDLVGKVPPGTSWQATAQSGFEQNCFTIHWDLMRVDCPMGKQSKSWRTTVDSHDNPVVKIQFDKSDCSLCSSRSKCTRSKKLPRLLTLKPQELHLALHDARIRQKTESFQQIYHQRAGVEGLISQATGRYQLRRCRYIGLAKTLLQHVITAAAINFSRMWDWWQHVPRSQTRVSHFARIAPTAS, encoded by the coding sequence ATGACCCTGCACCCGCGTGATATGTCGCAGATTCCTGAAACAACAGCGCAAGTAGCCCGGAATTCATTTCCCAAAGGGAACATATATATGAAGATGCGGGATGAAATAGGAGTGTTATATAAGGATGAGGATTTTGTCAAACTTTACCGCGCAGATTGTGGTCAAAGTGGAATATCAGCAGGACAACTGGCATTAGTGACAGTAATGCAATTTATCGAAGGTTTAACGGATAGACAAGCGGCGGATGCAGTGAGGGGTCATATTGATTGGAAATACGCACTATCGTTGGAATTAAATGACCCAGGGTTTGATTATTCAGTACTTTCAGAATTTCGTCAGCGATTAATCAAAGCAGGACGAGAGCGAGAGTTACTCAACCAAATGCTAGCTCGTTTCCAAGAACTAGGTTGGCTCAAAAATCGCGGCCGTGTCAGAACTGATTCAACTCACGTATTAGCCGCAGTACGACAGTTAAATCGTTTGGAATTAGTGGGAGAAACTTTACGTCATACCTTAAATGACTTGGCTTATTTTGCCCCTGATTGGCTCAAATCGAGAGTTGACGTTGATTGGTTTGAACGTTACTCCCTGAGATTTGAGCAATACCGCTTGCCCAAATCAAAAGCCGAACGTGAGAAATTGAGGCGAAAAATTGGTGAGGATGGTCATCATTTGCTATCCGCTTTGTATGCAGACTCAACTTGTAATTGGCTGTGGCAGATTCCATCAGTGGAAACATTACGTATAGTTTGGGTGCAACAATACTATATTCAATTGCAACAAGTCTATTGGCGAGAACAAGATAACTTACCACCAAATAGACTACAGATTGAATCTCCTTACGATGTTGATGCACGCAATTCCAGCAAGCGAGAAATCAACTGGACTGGTTATAATCTGCATCTGACAGAAATTTGTCACCCCATACTGCCAAACTTAATTATCAATGTGGAAACGTCCGTGGCCACAAGTGCGGATGTTGAGATGACACCAGTAATTCATTCTCGTTTAAACCAGAACAATCTTTTGCCACAAGAACATGTTGTCGATACTGGCTATGTCAATGCTCAAAACTTAGTCGATAGTCAATCCCATTTTCATGTTGATTTAGTAGGAAAAGTTCCCCCCGGAACTAGTTGGCAAGCAACAGCACAATCCGGCTTTGAGCAAAATTGCTTCACTATTCATTGGGATTTGATGCGTGTTGATTGCCCAATGGGTAAACAAAGTAAGTCCTGGCGTACAACTGTCGATAGCCATGACAATCCAGTAGTCAAAATACAATTTGACAAATCCGATTGTTCGCTTTGTTCAAGTCGCTCAAAATGCACTCGCTCCAAAAAACTACCGCGTCTTCTGACCCTCAAACCACAGGAACTACATCTTGCATTACATGATGCTCGCATTCGCCAAAAAACTGAATCTTTTCAACAAATTTATCACCAACGTGCTGGCGTTGAAGGCTTGATTTCCCAAGCTACTGGTCGCTACCAATTACGCCGTTGTCGCTACATTGGTCTTGCCAAAACTCTCTTGCAGCATGTCATTACTGCTGCTGCTATCAACTTCAGTCGGATGTGGGATTGGTGGCAACATGTCCCACGCAGTCAGACTCGCGTTTCTCACTTTGCTCGAATTGCTCCCACTGCCTCATAG
- a CDS encoding tetratricopeptide repeat protein, with protein MGAEEALELLDSLVYRKTGERLGTTQRIILRNLWEDRKQTYQNIADICGYTEAHLKAVGAELWQILTNVLGEKVSKSNFSSVVQRLWQSQRLQKMSPIVNSVLNNGKSQELDYNFVGRDREIGELDSYVVRGAKIILIQGEGGVGKTTLARRYFKAQGFDFLELWMAKESQHIVSVESVVEEWLRVDFNEEPGKEFGINLDRLRRKLRDETRKIGVLIDNLESALDRNGQIIASRRSYVELLRVLADPSIQSITLITSRERLYESDVDLTFYPLGGLDECTWQKFFTSCQIKSNSSALSEMYKAFGGNAKAMQIISGAITTDFEGNADIYWRENKHDLLIEPELKNLVASQFDRLEQMDSEAYRLLCRLGCYRYQDVTHVSVQGLQCLLWDVPEQQARRVVRYLTDRLLIEFRKGKYWLHPVICTEAIARLKQSGEWQIANQQAAEFWNQSVTQVENPQDALMALEAYHHYMEIGDYEQAADVIIRSRPKKCDHSISLGVLFNRLGLLETLISVINPLIYNLHSDYHLNILYNLLGRAYHQIGNINLALECHYKSNKIAEKNNFLQERISSSFNLGLCYTDLWEIDKASEIFYYVKNLAATDRNYYQYVVYSLCCLAYLDSSVGNNENVTLMLREAEAGLSHDRLTSWGIGTSLLFLSLTYKNLGLIDKALLMCHQAINHCRQNQFSFLEARATSCLASLYREQGQFTVAIDKHLEAIANMNKVSDKCNLAKAYYQLGLTYQRMGEVNQSRETFHQAIVIFNDLPAPKQVEKVQITMMRLENS; from the coding sequence ATGGGTGCAGAAGAAGCTCTAGAGCTTTTGGATAGCTTGGTTTATAGGAAAACAGGGGAACGTTTAGGCACTACTCAAAGAATAATTCTACGTAATTTATGGGAGGATAGAAAACAAACTTATCAAAATATTGCGGATATTTGTGGTTATACGGAAGCCCATTTAAAAGCAGTTGGCGCGGAATTGTGGCAAATACTGACGAACGTCTTAGGGGAAAAAGTCTCAAAGTCAAACTTTTCTTCAGTGGTGCAGAGACTTTGGCAATCTCAACGGCTACAAAAGATGTCGCCTATTGTAAATTCAGTCCTCAATAATGGCAAGTCACAAGAACTGGATTATAACTTTGTGGGGCGCGATCGCGAAATAGGCGAACTTGATAGCTATGTTGTCCGAGGTGCAAAAATTATCCTCATCCAAGGTGAAGGCGGTGTTGGCAAAACTACCTTAGCGCGGCGATATTTTAAGGCGCAAGGTTTTGATTTCCTAGAGTTGTGGATGGCTAAGGAAAGCCAACATATCGTTTCTGTGGAGAGTGTGGTTGAGGAATGGCTAAGGGTTGATTTTAATGAGGAACCAGGTAAAGAGTTTGGTATTAATCTAGATAGGCTACGGCGCAAGCTACGGGATGAAACGCGCAAGATAGGGGTTTTAATTGATAATCTTGAGTCTGCGTTGGATAGAAATGGTCAAATTATTGCTTCTCGTCGTTCCTATGTGGAACTGTTACGGGTATTAGCAGACCCTAGCATTCAATCTATCACTTTGATTACTAGTCGTGAGCGTCTGTATGAATCAGATGTAGATTTGACTTTCTATCCCCTGGGGGGTTTGGATGAGTGTACTTGGCAAAAGTTTTTTACTAGTTGTCAAATCAAATCTAATTCATCCGCACTGAGTGAAATGTATAAAGCTTTCGGTGGAAATGCCAAAGCCATGCAAATTATTAGTGGCGCAATTACTACAGATTTTGAAGGAAATGCAGATATTTATTGGCGAGAAAATAAGCATGATTTATTAATTGAACCAGAGTTAAAAAATTTAGTTGCTAGTCAATTTGACCGTTTAGAACAAATGGATAGCGAAGCATATCGGCTGCTTTGTCGTTTGGGATGCTATCGCTATCAAGATGTTACTCATGTGAGTGTTCAGGGATTACAATGTTTACTTTGGGATGTGCCGGAACAACAAGCTAGGCGAGTCGTTAGATATCTAACAGATCGTTTATTGATAGAGTTTCGTAAAGGAAAATATTGGTTACATCCGGTGATTTGTACAGAGGCGATCGCCAGATTAAAACAAAGCGGTGAATGGCAAATTGCTAATCAACAAGCGGCGGAATTTTGGAATCAAAGCGTTACTCAAGTAGAAAACCCTCAAGATGCTTTGATGGCGTTAGAAGCTTATCATCACTATATGGAAATTGGGGATTATGAACAAGCTGCTGATGTGATTATTCGTAGTAGACCCAAAAAGTGTGATCACAGTATATCTTTAGGAGTTTTATTTAATCGACTGGGTTTATTGGAAACCTTAATTTCTGTGATTAATCCCCTCATTTATAATTTACATTCCGACTATCATTTGAATATACTGTATAACCTATTGGGACGAGCTTATCACCAAATAGGTAATATCAACTTAGCTCTGGAATGCCACTACAAGTCTAATAAAATTGCTGAAAAAAATAACTTTCTGCAAGAGAGAATTTCCAGTAGTTTCAATTTGGGTCTTTGTTACACAGATTTATGGGAAATTGACAAAGCAAGTGAAATTTTTTACTACGTCAAGAATCTAGCAGCAACAGACAGAAATTATTATCAATATGTTGTTTATTCTCTGTGTTGTTTAGCTTATTTAGATTCTTCTGTCGGCAATAATGAAAACGTAACGTTGATGTTACGAGAAGCAGAAGCCGGATTATCTCACGACAGATTAACTTCCTGGGGTATAGGCACTAGTTTACTATTTCTCAGCTTGACTTATAAAAATTTAGGTTTAATAGATAAGGCTTTGTTAATGTGCCATCAAGCTATTAACCATTGTCGTCAAAATCAGTTTAGTTTTTTGGAAGCAAGGGCTACATCTTGTTTAGCATCATTATATCGAGAACAGGGACAGTTTACAGTGGCGATAGATAAACATTTAGAAGCGATCGCCAACATGAACAAGGTGTCTGATAAATGCAATCTCGCCAAAGCCTACTACCAATTAGGGTTGACCTATCAGAGAATGGGCGAAGTTAACCAAAGTAGAGAGACATTTCATCAGGCGATCGTTATTTTCAATGATCTACCTGCACCAAAGCAAGTAGAAAAAGTGCAAATAACAATGATGCGTTTAGAAAATAGTTAG
- a CDS encoding glycosyltransferase family 4 protein → MFQTKKHRIALISVSGDPAVEIGQEEAGGQNVYVREVGYALAEQGWQVDMFTRRISPDQAEIVQHSPNCRTIRLQAGPVEFIGRDYVFDYLPEFVAEFQRFQKRQGYNYQLIHTNYWLSSWVGMQLKKQQPLVLVHTYHSLGAIKYQTIADIPAVANQRLAIEKACLETVDTVVATSPQERQHMRALVSKKGRIEMIPCGTDINNFGNIDKSAAREKLGIAPDAKMVFYVGRFDPRKGIETLVRAVAQSSLRGEANLQLVIGGGSRPGQSDGRERDRIANIVAELGLNDCTTFAGRLDHEILPFYYAAADVCVVPSHYEPFGLVAIEAMASKTPVVASDVGGLQFTVVPEVTGLLAPPRDESAFATAIDRILANPTWRDQLGAAARQRVETTFSWDGVASQLSQLYTHLLTQNAPARKEKEAVAA, encoded by the coding sequence ATGTTCCAAACTAAAAAACATCGGATTGCACTTATTTCTGTTTCTGGAGACCCAGCCGTTGAAATAGGTCAAGAAGAAGCTGGTGGTCAGAATGTATATGTTCGAGAAGTAGGCTATGCACTAGCCGAACAAGGTTGGCAAGTAGATATGTTCACTCGCCGTATCAGTCCCGACCAGGCTGAGATTGTCCAACATAGTCCTAACTGCCGTACTATCCGCTTACAAGCGGGGCCAGTTGAGTTTATCGGACGTGATTACGTATTTGATTATTTACCGGAATTCGTGGCTGAATTCCAACGCTTCCAAAAACGCCAAGGTTATAATTATCAACTCATTCACACAAACTACTGGTTGTCGTCTTGGGTAGGAATGCAACTGAAAAAGCAACAACCGTTGGTGTTGGTGCATACATATCACTCATTAGGGGCAATTAAATATCAAACAATCGCAGATATACCCGCAGTAGCTAATCAGCGATTAGCTATAGAAAAAGCTTGTTTAGAGACTGTAGACACAGTAGTTGCCACCAGCCCCCAAGAACGGCAACATATGCGCGCCCTAGTTTCTAAGAAGGGACGCATAGAGATGATTCCTTGCGGGACTGACATTAATAATTTTGGAAACATTGACAAGTCAGCAGCACGGGAAAAACTGGGAATTGCGCCTGATGCCAAGATGGTATTTTATGTAGGACGTTTTGATCCCCGTAAAGGCATAGAAACCCTAGTCAGAGCCGTTGCTCAGTCTAGCTTGAGAGGTGAAGCTAATCTCCAGTTAGTAATTGGTGGTGGTAGCCGTCCTGGTCAAAGCGATGGCAGAGAACGCGATCGCATTGCTAATATTGTGGCTGAACTAGGACTAAACGATTGCACCACCTTTGCTGGTCGCCTAGACCACGAAATCCTTCCCTTCTATTACGCTGCGGCTGATGTTTGCGTTGTCCCCAGCCACTATGAACCTTTCGGTTTAGTTGCTATTGAAGCGATGGCTAGCAAAACTCCTGTAGTAGCCAGTGATGTAGGTGGATTGCAATTTACAGTAGTACCAGAAGTCACAGGTTTACTTGCACCACCGCGAGACGAATCAGCTTTTGCTACAGCCATAGACCGCATCTTAGCCAACCCAACTTGGCGAGATCAGCTAGGTGCAGCCGCCCGTCAGCGAGTGGAAACTACTTTCAGCTGGGACGGTGTAGCATCTCAATTGAGTCAGCTATACACTCATTTATTAACTCAAAATGCGCCAGCAAGGAAGGAAAAAGAGGCTGTCGCAGCGTAG